A segment of the Paramisgurnus dabryanus chromosome 5, PD_genome_1.1, whole genome shotgun sequence genome:
AGCTCTAGAGAGTCTGAAGTCTGCCTTGGTAAGTCAGGTTCTACTTGCGCACCCAGATTTTTCAAAGCCGTTTCTGTTGTCTGTGGATGCCTCCACTAGTGGGCTTGGGGCAGTTTTGTCACAGGTTCAGGAGGGATGTGCTGTGGCAAGGCCTATTGCCTTTGCGTCAAAGTCTTTAAATCATGCACAGTCGAAGTACCCAGCACACAGACTTGAGTTTTTGTCGATGAAGTGGGCTATTTGTGATAAATTCAGTCACTGGTTGCGGGGACACAGATTTACTGTGTGGACTGATAATAACCCACTCAAGTACATTCTCACAAAGCCCAAGCTGGATGCATGCGAACAACGGTGGGTAGCGAAACTGGCACCTTATGATTTTGATATTCAGTATATCCCCGGGCCTAGAAATATAGTGGCAGATGCATTAAGCCGGGAACCTTTTGCGACTTCGAGAATTTTGCACAGATTGACGAGGACACCTTACGACATTTTGCTGCATGAGGCCGAGTCTGTTGCCGTCGAGCAGGTGCGGGATATGTTCCATCTTTCGTGTGATCGTGTGGATGGTGAAGCGGTAGATGGGCTGTCAGAGCCTATAAATGTAGGTGAAAATGTTTATGTAGGGTCCACTTACCTTACTGGGAAAATCTCACATCAGGAGTTGTCAGCTGTTCTCCATTCTCACAGTGACTGGGAGCATGGTGCGGCTATTAGAAGTATGTCGTATGTGCAGCATTTAGAGAGTCTGACGGACGTAGAGCAAAGTGAGCTCCGTAGTCTGACTCTTGAGGAATTGTTGGAAAAACAGAGTCAGGATCCTGCGATTGACAGAGTTAAGTTCTTTGTTGAAAGAGGAAGACGTCCTTCTCGCAGAGAAAAAGTGTTTGAGTCTAAAAGAACTGTGAAGATTCTACGTCAATGGGGTAAACTTACCTTAAAGTTGGGTGTATTGTACAGGGTGTCTAAGAACCCAGTGTCTAAGAAAAAAACTTACCAGTTTGTGGTGCCAACAGCTCTTCGTGGTACAGTTTTGAAGGGGGTACATGATAATGCTGGCCATCAGGGTCAGCATCGCACACTGTGGTTGGCTAGGCAGCGGTTCTTCTGGGAGTCTATGGAAGAGGACATAAAGACATACATTAATGAGTGTAAGAGGTGTATTTTGAGTAAGAGGCCCGAGCCAGAGGCAAGGGCTCCACTTGTATCAATACACACAAGTGCCCCCCTTGAAATGGTTTGTATTGACTTTTGGTCAGCAGAGGATTCTAACAACAAGACGGTTGATGTGTTGGTGGTCACTGACCATTTCACTAAGCTTGCTTGTGCTTATGTTTGCCCAAACCAGACTGCGGAAGCTGTTGCACGTGTCTTATGGAACAAATTTTTCTGTATTTATGGGTTTCCTCGGCGAATACACTCTGACAGGGGTGCAAACTTTGAGAGCTCGCTTATGGTCGAATTGTTGAGATTGTCAGGAGTGGGAAAATCGCACACAACCCCATATCATCCCATGGGTAACGGACAAACGGAGAGATTTAACCGCACCCTGGGTGATATGATTCGTTCGCTGCCTCCGAGATCTAAAGTCAAATGGCCACAAATGTTGAACACACTTACTTTCGCGTACAATTGTACAAGACATGAGACCACTGGGTTTCCACCATTTTTCTTGATGTTCGGCCGAACACCAAGGTTACCAGTGGATATCATGTTTGAAAATGTCATGTTGAACAATGAGACTGTTGATGTTAACAAGTATGTACAGTCTCTTGGGAGAGATTTGAGGGAAGCAATGATAATTACTCAGGAGCATGCTAAAAAGCAGCAAGCTAAACAAGCAGAGTATTATGACCGTAAGGGTAAAGGTCATTCTCTTGAGTTGGGTGACAGAGTACTCCTTGCGAATAAGGGTGAACGGGGAAAAAAGAAGTTAGCAGACCGATGGGAAAAGGTTGTGTATGTTGTTGTGGGAAAAAGGGGTGCACTGAACACTTACCAGATAAGAAATCCTGGGACTGGTCGTATCAAGACGGTACATCGCAATCTATTGATGCCTGTCAATTTCCTGCCAGTGCCGGCTTGGAAGGAAGGCAGTGATAGTGTTGATGATGTCGAGGATTCCACTGTTCGTGTATCATGTGATGATGATCAAACTCAGAGTGATGATCGAACCTCTCGCTGGGTTGCAGATCTTAATGTTTCCACAGATAGGACACAAGTAGAGTCTGTAGAGTACCCTATTGCTGATCAGGGTGATGCTATTGGGGATACAGCTGTGAATTGTGACTCTGAAATGACTGGGGCACGTGTGACTAAGGCAAATTCAGACAACTTGCCTGACCCTTCTTTATCTGTATCTTCATTGGTGTCTGATGATTCTTCTGTATTAGCGGGTTTAAGTGATGTCAGTGTTTCTGAAGTTGATGAGTGTATGTCAACTGTTGCAGAAATTCCTATAACAATGTCAATTGTGCAAGATCAAGGAAATGAGAGTGTGTCTGGTCTACAAGATGGCTTTAGGTCAAGATTTGGGAGATTGCTTAAGCCAGTTAACAGACTTATACAGACAATGTCTACACAGCAAGTTTATGCAATTcgtgatgtttgaactgtttaaTTAAGAACATAAAGGCTTGTTAAAGTGCTAAAAcaaattgatatttttttttctctctttccctttcctttttgttttcattaatcTTCCTTATTTTTCAAGTATACTGAGTATATTTACAGTAATTGGTACTTTCTTGATGTCATGTGTTGAACTATGTACAAGGCATGGTTTTCTATGGGTAATTTGGGGATTAGCTACCCCTGGGTTTCCTTAATCTCGAAAGAGATAGTTAAAAACTGAACAAATCTAATGTGATTTCAGAAAAAGTGACATCATTATAATGATGAAAGACTTTGTATGTGATGCATAATCTGGTGTAAAACAGTGGGGGTGGATGTAGCAGGGATATGTTGTTACACCAGattataaataatttgttatttttttatttttatatttgtttttattaccatCTGTTTTtgggtcttttattttgaaatcgtTGCGTCTGACGTCATATGTAGTGAGAGATTCAACTCGCAGCGCAATCTAGAGTTCGTCCTCTTTCCTGCAATAACACTAGAGAGGAGAGGTACGATTTCATGAGCTCTGTTGATATGATGTTAAATGCTGTTACAAGTGTTCATGTCatgtttaaatgattaaatatgAGAGAGTAGTCTATGTGATGTTATATTTGACCATTAGTTCAAGTTATCAACTTTGTAAATGTAGGTTGTTTGAGTAATGTAAACAAGTGAACAGTGAGATTGCAATGAGATGTGTTAGCAGCTAAGTGGCTAACAACTCAAATAAGCactgtttatgtatattttctaaGCACACTTAATCCTATcctattaatatattttttttaatacattgcATTTATTGTAAGTTCTGTTGTTAATTATCCTGTGTACTTAATATGTATTTTGTGGTTAACAGGCACAACTAAATGAGTGTAGCAGATAACAGTgcctgtctgtttgtgtgttttaccACACAGGTATGTAAATTAGTATTCATGAAACATTgatgctattatttttatttttagttatttttatataatgtgTGTTGTAAAATGTGTTTGTATTGCTGCTCTCTTTCCTGCAATAACACTAGAGAGGAGAGGCACAACTAAATGAGTGTAGCAGATAACAGTgcctgtctgtttgtgtgttttaccACACAGGCACAGAAAATAAATCAATCAGCCAAACCAGCTTTGTGTGGAAAATCCTTTTATTTTACCATCAAAAATTAACACAACGCAGAGGAACAGCCACTACACCTGCAGGACATCGTCTTTCCAAACATAACCTGCGCGAATGAATGCTTCTCTgtccacagcacatttcaaaacattttaattcataaaattatatcatgagaacatgaacttcatcactgcatttgcaagaattgtaaaatcttttttcttattaactcatgaagcagcctaacgcaatatttttactctaatagcttttctttccccacacatatgaactgtgatcatgcacaacgaaaaaacacgcaagaatcaaatcttgaatggcaaaaTTATATGGCACAACGTTTCTCTCTCATGCTCCtcataaccactgaaaacagtcaaaattATTATGGACGGAAGTTAAAAGTGTTGGGTACAAAATGACTCATGACGAAATGTCACCGAAATAGACGcctatgaaaacatccccccctctgtttttttcacaaatcgcaccctgtgGGTAGTCATATATAAGAGAGCACTTCAGTGGAAAGCATTGCAGGGCACTTCTGTAGTTCCTCGTTCCCAAGAATATGTATTTACGCAATGGTCTTTGGATGAACTCAGTTACATTTACAGTCAATAGGACAAATCTCAGTGTTTCTCgggaatttggataaaacaggtttaaattttggaaaaaaaagttagttcaataacaaaatctgaaggtatatcattatagacccaggtcttggctgttcagcaatttgcaacctccccgttcatatttttttcataaaataggcgtttttccagttattactcatacaacgtttactttaagcctaaatagaaaaagtaatatatatattatttttgttttaatagagactattaatttaataactcaacagcactgaagaaacatattgtaagcatattcatttaaaacaaataaaactctgtctgacggtggtgacattggcctcattattccaaaatgtataccactcaagtcaagggcttcttgcttaaactttatgtaaatatttggtcccaaaaataacaatcctgagcactgtgatgaacaaatatcaaatcataacttcctaaaaatacataaaacctgacagaaaagacagaaaacctgacggtggtgacatctgacggtggtgacaaaaacctaatatagataaaatatacaaacaaaTAAACGGAATCTTGAAGATTACATATTGGGTTATAGAGAAATAAACAGACCTAcaatacagttttaaaaatgtttccgAATAATCTTGTATTCTGAACCCTCAGTATCGAGAAAACCCCCTCAGACACTCAAGGGCTACATGTACAATGAGACAGAATTAATTCATTACCTGAATTCTtatatttaaacattgttttattttctcaaaaaaaaaaaaaaaaaaaattcaaatcaaaGTTACAAAGGTTCAGGGTAACCTGAGGACTTTTGATTTTGCTTTCAACTACATAACTGATGTCCTGAAGTATTCATTTCTGATCATCTTGCCGTATTTCAGTTACTTTAGGTTTAGTTTTACACTTTGCAAATGCAGTTATATTTTGAAGAGCAGTGGTCATCATTTAATGTATGCCTATACGTTATATGGCCACAGTCTTCTCCCCCCTCTCCCAGTCCGTGTTCTTTCCAGTCATCCGGCTGTCCTTCACCCCAACGACTGCAAAAAGATCATGAAAACATCTTTCACTACACAGACTTGCATCTTATTAACAGAAACAAAACTATAATGGTAATTAAACTAATATCAATAATAAACCaaatgcacatttaaaaaaaaccctgAATTTATGACATACAATTATAATATAGTGCCATCTTCAGGCCAATGTTTACCAAACGTGGTATAAGATGTGAGAGACACTTAATCACATTGTCCTAAAGGCAGGGCCCTAtgaaatccatcattttttcccaaattccatTTTATTAATCTTAAATTCTGTTTtccgttttaattttttctGGAATCAGATTTTAGCAAAAGAATATCTTATCAACAGAAAACATTAAAAGAATACAATTTAGTGACCCATCCCCTTACTTTTTATCCGTGTAAGGAGTGTCGTCTGTCCATCTCCACTGCCCTGTGGTCTGATCCGTCAGACCAATCCAGTGAGGGACTGTTCCGGTTGTACCTGTCAAAAATCCCTAGAGAGAGAAAAAACTATGAGAGAgaaacacacataaaaacaacaaagggtgtgtgtgtgtgtgtgtctgtgtgtgtgtgtctgtgtgtgtgcgtgcgtgcgtgtgtgtgcgtgcgtgtgttttTCTTACCCATTCGTCGTCGCTCCCATCGAGTTTCAGGAGCGATGCTCCCTGTTTTTTACAGTAATCTCGTGCCTCCATCCAGTTGAATGTGTTACTGGAGAACAGATAACAGCTGCTTCCATACTGGATCCAGCCAGATTTACAGTTACATACCGGTTTATCTGCAGAGAAAGACAAGAGACATGCAGATATGAGAAATAAAACACAGAGGAGATATCTTGTTTTAGCTTTATCGGGGTATGTCATGAGCCTAATAAATAAACAAGGGTTTAGATTGTGTTGTCATATTATTTAAAGAAATTCTCATTTTCTAACTAATAATCAaacatttctgtttaaattcccACCCCGGCCTGACACATACCTGAAGATGATTTGGTGTTAATCTGGGCTTTCAGTTCATTTAAACTGCTTATGAGTCTCTCTTCTGAAAACAAAACTGAATTATTAGATAAAACTGATTTAACCTTGTCAAATGTACTACAAGCTTATATCTAAACTCAACACTGTTCAATAGCTGGTGTATTATTTAGGTAATAGATTTAGttattgtttttaaacactTGCTTTCTTTTGTGCTTATACGCATAAGAAATGTTTGACAGATGGGATCAATGTTACGACTTACAGTAGAGAAAATCATTACTGTACTCACCAGTGATCTGTTGTTTAGATGAAAGAGACACGACAGATGAAGTCAGATTAGACATTGAACTCTGAACATCTCTTAGTGAGCTTGACAGTGAGTCttcaacagaaaacaaaaagaaataaacacaatgcATAAGCAACAttcttgttgttgttattattatgtattGTGTAGTGTGCATGTCTCCTGGAAGACATAAATTCAAAGATGTGAATGTGACCCAATTGAGGTTTCATAATTATTAGCTCCTAGCATTTCCAAACAAGTTAATCATGAAAGTATAttgtgaataagtaacggcttaAGGGCGTTTTTAGGCACGACGCAAAGTGGAGTCAATGCAACCCCTTCAGTCATGACTTATTTATGATACAGCACTATCTTTGAgaaccttattgcttttattgtgACTGCATACAACTGTCTGAGGGCAGAAACTATGCTAATGCAGGAttgtcagtcagtggctgtgggtggggctttatcagtgtgacatcacattaacaagagaatcagcatttctaatgagactgctttggtttaatggggattaaaaaagcattgttgtgttcacacactggcaacacacatttatgtccaaacaccttgttaaagtggattttgcataataggtgccctttaaaatgttttggtggACACAGTTAAATGGATTAATTTATTGGTAGGCATGTAGCATATTAGTCTCCTTAACCAAAGAATGGAGTCCAGAAAAATATGGCTTGGATACAAAATATGCGTCCCTGTAGTGCAATTATGCAAATTGTGAATGATCATCATTAAAAATTATTGGATTTGGATTGGATTATTGGCAATATTGACTATCAAATCTGACGTTCAAATCAGTATTTGTGAGTCTGGAGGAAAGGTTTTGGGACGTCCATTTTTCGCGGAATGAGGCCGTCATGGGTGTGCAGCAGTCATAGGTGTGTTTTATTATAACCACAATTGAATTAAGGACTGTTTTATAAGAACTCTGATCCTGAAGTGTTCATTAAGTCATACCACAGTcacattgtttattttgttgatTTGAGACTGATGTCTTCAAACTGTCCAGCAATTGTTGTGTTTCTGCCAGCTTCTGTTCCTGGTTGTTAACTGCGAATAAACAAGGTTACAAAGATTATAAGGGATACAACAGAAAGCTCATTTATTGCCTAGAAATTGCTAAACAGTTGTTATGATTGTctaaaaatacacttttgtTCAGATCTGCAGACCTGCATCATTTAGTTTGGAGGTCAGTGCTGATAATGAAGAATTTAAACTGAGCAGCAGGTTCTTCATCTCGGCGTTATTGACGTCTTGTCGCTGCtctgtaaaagaaaaaaaagaaattttgtCGAAAAACAAACTGCTGTACAGCAAAAATCACATTTGTGTtgattaaaatgagaaaaattacattgaaaaatgaaaatatatgatAACACTTACCGAGTCTTTTCAGGTTTTCATCTTGTTTGGATGTCAGGGAAGTCAATGTCAAGCCGAGGCTGCTCATCAAAATCTCAAGATCAGACAACCTCGATTCAGAAATTCCTTACAAATGATAGTGAATAaggaaacactttattttgatagtaaCTTTTTGTTGACTATAAGAGACTTTATTGTGATGGACTCTTAACAGACACTTTACATGTCAACTTCTACTAACCACTTAGCcaatgtaaatacatttttttcacacAGATTATTGAGTTTATGTCAAAAATGATGGGGAAAGCTTGTTCTATTTAGATGCATTTAACTTGTGCAATGCAAAACAATTCTAGTAGCATATATAGATTAGGAGGGATATTCCGTCTTCCTATTAATTTTactataatatttaatttaaaattaaaatttaatttagagAAATAGTTTACTCTTTTTCCTAGTTTCTCAATATGATATGTAAAAGCGCATAAGAATGATTGGTCACTGGATCACTGGATTTGTTCAAATATAAATTCAGACTGGACACTGAATGCTGCACCTCAGTAACCTTCTTAACCAGGTCACCTGACAAAAAGTTTACAATGAACAGATAAAAGATAGCTTACAAAACTAAGATTAGTAGTTAGGTTAGTACTTGGTTGATGTTAGTGCTTAAAGATTTGTAGTCCCACCTGTGATATGATGGTCAGAAATGGTGGTTGAGTTGAGACTCTCCATCCAGCTGTGAAGAGCAGAGAACTTTCTTTCTTGGCTGCagtctttaaaagaaaaattaacaagcaaacaaagccttcattttcacattttttcaaAGTTTTTGAAAGATTTTGTGATATTTATTCTATTAGTTGTAGCCTACTATGTTAGTTGTTTTTAGTAACTAAAGCTGTTGGTTGCATTAGTTTAAAAGGTAATTGCAAAATGCTTTACGGTAAAACACATACAATTGTGTGCTGATTCATCTACTTACAGATGACAAATATCATAGTCATGGAAATCACTATGGCAATCGTTCCCAGAAGCACAAGGATATCCATCCGCCTGCCACAGGGGCCATCTAACATGACATAAAAGACACTTATATCCTTCATGCAGAAAATTACATTTCTTCCCATTTTAGTCAACATGTAATATGatatatctatataatattaaaatagttAAAAGGTTTTCCCGACAGACTTTTAGCAATGATAAATCATGCACAAAAAGTCCAGGAAACTTAatcctactgaaaaatccagcaaagaccagcataagctggtagttGCTTTTAGTTGGTTTAAtgtggcagtagctggtctagctggtcctcccagcctggcaaagctggcgggtcagctggtcttccagcctgaccagctaagtccagctagaccagcttaaaaagtgaccaaaacacagctagaccagcttgttACAGCAgcataccagctaaaaccaagctggtaGACCAGCTAAAGCtgaccagcttatgctggtatCAGCTGGTTTTTTCAGTAGGGAATCCTGATCTCCAGAAAGTTAATCGCCCGTTGCATAAACTGTTTAGATTGGTCTTACAAGTtagtcataattttttttttaaaactgatCATTACTGAGTAATACCAAGTCAGTTACATAAAAATGTAGGCTTTATTAGACGACCTCTGTTTTTAGCCAAATTAAAGAAACATCCATTATCTATTTGTCTTTTTATCAGTTTAATATGGACAATATTATCAGTTCTGTGAAACAACcgtgtcacttttcagagattttcaaGGGTTTTATCGTGTTGTAAGCGTTCGTTACGTTACTTAATTCATGAGAAAGACGCTGCAGACTCAACTGCGCATGCGCAGACGTTATCAGCATCTAAGCGCGGTCGCAGGCtccttgctgctgcattttgccATCTGAGGGATTAAAACGTCGTCAGAAATGCTCACAACGTTTCCAAACcacagtacggtaatgtgcagttaacctccacTGTGTACAAAATTTATGGTTGAAAAAGTGACGGTCTCAAGATTATATTAGTAGATTTCTACACTCATCTTCGGACAATGCCAGAATTCGCCACAGTTCACGGGGACGCGGACGAGCTGGTAAAATTTGGTGCAAAAATGCGTTcctataataattttataaacatatttttaaagttttaaaaatttgCAATTATTAAAGGTTGAAAATTAACAAAAAGTGTTACAGCATGCTTTTGCCGCGtcaaacattaaaatcaatcacgtgacGAATgttactttatggatttaaaattataataattttttttataacgcagttgttgtgcaaataCATTAAAGACATAATAAAACAAGACATTTATCAGACTgcatataaacaaaaaaaatcagaagTAAATATGaagccaatatgtcattattgtgattaaattaactgatataagtatttgacatAAAAGTTAGTTAACACATTTATTATGGTGGTTTTCACATAAAGGCAGAGAGGCTCATATTGTTAGAAATGTGAGTGGGAGTGTCAAGGAAAAGACTGAATGCtctataatattatattaaaggcggggtgcacgatctctgaaagccagacatggggacttgtgacttggactCAAGTCGACTtgagtcgctatttttgtgacttgtgacttgacttgacaaaaaaataaaatacttgagacttgacttgacttggacttggaagttaaagactcaggacttgacttgacttgagacatgatgacttgaatgacttgagtgttaatcacatcatgttttcagtttgaatataaaatatataaactattttaaaaaataaagttgacccaGCTGGAGTGCAGGCTGAGAATGgtgttgtcatgactgaatcacaacactatcatcagtcatgccctcttgtaccttacgcacaccacacaccacagaacagatatcaacatgtcagccggaAGGGTAGCGAGGGTCATCGCGTTCggcttcaacaagatggcaaCAGTCTGTTGCAAGgcatgcaacattaaaatcacgggcAGCCAGACGACAACCTCCAATTTCGTCCGTCATTTGAAGAGCCATTCtgcccagtaagtgcttgtcaatttgttaatatcaggttagttagttggtagttagctaatgtaataatagctaaaGTAGCCATTAACCCTCATCATACCGTGTTAGGGacaaatgtaggcaaaaaaagtttaatttatttttaaaaaatacttcCCTTGATCTGAGCGGTACGAGACTTGGCTACTTTTTCtaagtttgccacctgaacacacacacacagaaaaaaatgactggattctacaatgttaggACCGGTTTACATATCGCGTCTTTTGcacgctcaagttcgttatttcaaatgtaggcgcacGAACGGAAGAGAttacaattttgtttaattccatgatgtattttactgaacatgagtatttttatatatcttaatattctatatatctttattaagatcagattctgcaggtaaaattacaataataaggtaacttgacttggacttgacttgacctactacaggacttgacttgacatagcctgtgactcgacttgacttgcccaagaaaaaaaaaacttgggacttacttgagacttgaaggttcagacttgaaacttacttgagacttgtgtgacttggtcccatctctgctgaaagccaatgttgacatttgaaatcacctaaacagaCATGCCCCtaacccaatagaatctggcTTCTTTTAATAGCcctgccccacacatatgcaaacCAGGCAACAATGTCATAAATGAGTGAAAGCAATGTGCATTATAGGGCTGGGcaatttttcgattaatcgttttttaaaacgtggtcgattcaaaataGATTATCAAAGAGCCGAAAcgattttttctttcatatttatttccgcaaacattgaacgttagattaatgttaatctaattactagtcttctacactagatgtcaccctcttttttgccttgcgcgatgttaccaaggagcgaagggtgagcctgtcattcattcattcagtgtttaaaatggcggtttcaggtgctttgtCGACGTTGATGCCACTTTCACATAAAAAATCATGGTAtgaaagcattttagattttgcaagcaaGAAGACGACGATAGTGTggtggcttttaatttttttattaattacccacttgtaaactgctgttcactgttcttttttattaatatagtatgtgtattaaatctatattcattcagttgaatcgagaatcgagtataaaaacctacctgagaaccggaatcgaaaatttaaccgagaatcggaatcgaatccatttaatagcttgtgaatcgaaatcgaatcgatctggaacatctgaatcgatacccacctaattattatgtataattgTGATAAGTCTTTATTATTAGtcttttttgttattaaataaat
Coding sequences within it:
- the LOC135732173 gene encoding uncharacterized protein, yielding MKYKKMESSEEILTMDMDYKQSQFRKDGPCGRRMDILVLLGTIAIVISMTMIFVIYCSQERKFSALHSWMESLNSTTISDHHITGISESRLSDLEILMSSLGLTLTSLTSKQDENLKRLEQRQDVNNAEMKNLLLSLNSSLSALTSKLNDAVNNQEQKLAETQQLLDSLKTSVSNQQNKQCDCDSLSSSLRDVQSSMSNLTSSVVSLSSKQQITEERLISSLNELKAQINTKSSSDKPVCNCKSGWIQYGSSCYLFSSNTFNWMEARDYCKKQGASLLKLDGSDDEWGFLTGTTGTVPHWIGLTDQTTGQWRWTDDTPYTDKNRWGEGQPDDWKEHGLGEGGEDCGHITYRHTLNDDHCSSKYNCICKV